A region of Jannaschia sp. W003 DNA encodes the following proteins:
- a CDS encoding YjbH domain-containing protein — translation MRAIRKLTLASSAAAVAAALLSSTAGGQQLALPPTEAANFLGVPGYVDMPSARSQPEGELSFSVHGFDNGTVRTSIAVQLSRRLQALFRYASIPDIEARGPGNPLVRTYDRSFDVRFQILSESARRPELLLGLQDIGGTGLYGGEYLVASKAFGNVEATAGIGWGRYGTDGSFSNPLSVFSDRFDTRPVPNDNQTGTGGKFGTDQLFRGPAALFGGVAWQQSERLRLAAEYSSDAYVNETRVGIVERDIPLNFGADYRVSPNFRVTAALRHGTELGVGFLYTLNPRRAPGGAGGEGAPEPVLVRPPRASDPSLYGTEWTARPDSEPVIAESLGRTFAVAGLELQSYRLSGRRAQVRFINPIYESQAQAVGRAARAMTRSLPASVEQFEIVPLNRFGVPGAAVVLRRSDVEALENRPDGAAEVLAVAGIVDAERLPEDGLRAVPDLYPRFTYALGPYGAASTFDPEAPVRLDLGVQLQARYEPRPGVVVSGAVRRVVVGNRDENTKVSDSKLPKVRTDSNFFAAERGPYISYLTGEYFFRPAPEFYGRVSAGLLEAQYGGLSAELLWKPATGPLAIGAEVNEVRQRDFDQDFGFQDLEATTGGVTGYLEHGGGFHSELYLGQYLAGDRGATYRLARRFPSGWEVSAYATKTDVSAEDFGEGSFDKGIEVKIPLTFFTGQPSRETESIAIQPLLRDGGARLRIRNRLYDTVSDQTAPQLTEDWGRFWR, via the coding sequence ATGCGCGCCATCCGAAAGCTCACGCTCGCCAGCTCGGCCGCAGCCGTTGCCGCCGCGCTGCTATCCTCCACCGCCGGGGGGCAGCAGCTCGCGCTTCCGCCCACCGAAGCCGCGAACTTCCTCGGCGTGCCGGGCTACGTCGACATGCCGTCGGCGCGCTCGCAGCCCGAGGGCGAGCTGAGCTTCTCGGTGCACGGCTTCGACAACGGCACCGTGCGGACCTCGATCGCGGTGCAGCTCTCGCGCCGCCTCCAGGCCCTGTTCCGCTACGCCTCGATCCCCGACATCGAGGCGCGCGGTCCGGGCAACCCGCTCGTGCGAACCTACGACCGCTCGTTCGACGTGCGCTTCCAGATCCTCTCCGAGAGCGCGCGCCGCCCCGAGCTGCTGCTGGGCCTGCAGGACATCGGCGGCACCGGCCTCTACGGCGGCGAGTACCTCGTGGCCTCTAAGGCGTTCGGCAACGTCGAGGCCACCGCCGGCATCGGCTGGGGCCGCTACGGCACCGACGGGTCGTTCTCGAACCCGCTCTCGGTCTTCTCGGACCGCTTCGACACCCGTCCCGTGCCCAACGACAACCAGACCGGCACCGGCGGCAAGTTCGGCACCGACCAGCTGTTCCGCGGCCCCGCCGCGCTGTTCGGCGGCGTGGCCTGGCAGCAGTCCGAGCGCCTGCGCCTCGCCGCGGAGTACTCCTCGGACGCCTACGTCAACGAGACCCGCGTCGGCATCGTCGAGCGCGACATCCCGCTGAACTTCGGCGCCGACTACCGCGTCAGCCCGAACTTCCGCGTCACCGCCGCGCTGCGCCACGGCACCGAGCTGGGCGTGGGCTTCCTCTACACCCTGAACCCCCGCCGCGCGCCGGGCGGCGCGGGCGGCGAGGGCGCGCCCGAGCCGGTGCTCGTGCGCCCGCCGCGCGCGTCCGACCCGTCGCTCTACGGCACCGAGTGGACGGCGCGCCCCGACAGCGAGCCGGTGATCGCCGAGTCGCTCGGGCGCACCTTCGCGGTGGCCGGGCTGGAGCTGCAGAGCTACCGCCTCTCGGGGCGGCGCGCGCAGGTTCGCTTCATCAACCCGATCTACGAATCCCAGGCCCAGGCCGTGGGCCGCGCCGCGCGCGCCATGACCCGCAGCCTGCCGGCCTCGGTTGAGCAGTTCGAGATCGTGCCCCTGAACCGCTTCGGAGTGCCCGGCGCCGCCGTGGTTCTGCGCCGCTCCGACGTGGAGGCGCTGGAGAACCGCCCCGACGGCGCCGCCGAGGTGCTGGCCGTGGCCGGCATCGTCGACGCCGAGCGCCTGCCCGAGGACGGCCTGCGCGCCGTGCCCGACCTCTACCCCCGCTTCACCTACGCCCTCGGCCCCTACGGCGCCGCCTCCACCTTCGACCCCGAGGCGCCGGTGCGCCTCGACCTCGGCGTGCAGCTCCAGGCCCGCTACGAGCCGCGCCCCGGCGTGGTGGTCTCGGGCGCGGTGCGCCGCGTGGTGGTGGGCAACCGCGACGAGAACACCAAGGTCTCGGACTCGAAGCTTCCCAAAGTGCGCACCGACAGCAACTTCTTCGCCGCCGAGCGCGGGCCCTACATCTCGTACCTCACGGGCGAGTACTTCTTCCGCCCCGCGCCCGAGTTCTACGGCCGCGTCTCGGCGGGCCTCCTGGAGGCGCAGTACGGCGGCCTCTCGGCGGAGCTGCTCTGGAAGCCCGCCACCGGGCCGCTGGCGATCGGCGCCGAGGTCAACGAGGTGCGCCAGCGCGACTTCGACCAGGACTTCGGCTTCCAGGACCTCGAGGCGACCACCGGCGGCGTGACCGGCTACCTCGAGCACGGCGGCGGCTTCCACTCCGAGCTCTACCTCGGCCAGTACCTCGCGGGCGACCGCGGCGCGACCTACCGCCTCGCGCGGCGCTTCCCGTCGGGCTGGGAGGTCAGCGCCTACGCCACCAAGACGGACGTGAGCGCCGAGGACTTCGGCGAGGGCTCCTTCGACAAGGGCATCGAGGTGAAGATCCCGCTGACGTTCTTCACCGGCCAGCCCTCGCGCGAAACCGAGTCGATCGCGATCCAGCCGCTCCTGCGGGACGGCGGGGCGCGGCTGCGCATTCGAAACAGGCTCTACGACACGGTCAGCGACCAGACCGCGCCGCAGCTGACCGAGGATTGGGGACGGTTCTGGCGATGA
- a CDS encoding YjbF family lipoprotein yields the protein MTMRLLRALAAPLCLLALAGCQITNDERETASIGLATRAMVARLAGAEAEPAPDARDAITPALLGQLGTPALLVVLQARDVGVLMVPAAIGADGTVQWRDAEGGGLLMRGGLLVGTRGFGFDLLTVDASGTRAALQRGGASGVRRTERRLRSDNVVVRLDLRCDVLPVDTQVLGFYGQTFRTTIFEERCAGEGVRFANRYWVDATGSVRRSEVLVSPEAGVLETSLLRG from the coding sequence ATGACCATGCGACTGCTGCGGGCGCTGGCCGCCCCGCTCTGCCTCCTGGCCCTCGCAGGGTGCCAGATCACCAACGACGAGCGCGAGACCGCCTCGATCGGCCTCGCCACACGCGCCATGGTGGCGCGCCTCGCCGGCGCCGAGGCCGAGCCGGCCCCGGACGCGCGCGACGCGATCACGCCCGCGCTCCTCGGCCAGCTCGGGACGCCGGCGCTGCTCGTCGTGCTGCAGGCGCGCGACGTCGGCGTGCTGATGGTGCCCGCCGCCATCGGGGCGGACGGCACGGTGCAGTGGCGCGACGCGGAAGGCGGCGGCCTCCTGATGCGCGGCGGCCTCTTGGTCGGCACGCGGGGCTTCGGATTCGACCTGCTGACCGTGGACGCCAGCGGCACCCGTGCCGCGCTGCAGCGGGGCGGCGCGAGCGGCGTGCGCCGCACCGAGCGTCGCCTGCGCTCCGACAACGTGGTCGTGCGGCTCGACCTGCGGTGCGACGTGCTGCCCGTGGACACGCAGGTGCTCGGCTTCTACGGCCAGACCTTCCGCACCACGATCTTCGAGGAGCGCTGCGCCGGCGAGGGCGTGCGATTCGCAAACCGCTACTGGGTCGACGCCACGGGCTCGGTGCGCCGCTCCGAAGTGCTCGTGAGCCCCGAGGCGGGCGTCCTCGAGACGAGCCTCCTGCGCGGCTGA